The genomic window AGGATAGTCCAGGTCATGGGGGAAACTTCGCGGTTGGAGGGCTTACCGCGAAGTTTAGCGCAGGCCGGTCAGGCGGCTGGCGTTGATTCGTCCGCTGGCGAAGGCATCGGGCAGCAGGGTGCGACCCTGCTGCATCACCTGCTCGACGTCCAGCGGCAGTGCCTTGGCGTCCAGGCCGACCAGGCTGATACCGGCCTTGAGGGTGATGAAGCCTTCGCTGGTCTTGAAGGCCTTCAGGTTCAAGCCTTCGTGCAGGCGGCGGAAGCTGCTGGGGGAGCATTCCTGCAGGTCTTCGAGCAGGGTGATCAGGGCGAAGTGCTGGCTGTCCAGGCGCGCCAGGACATCCAGCGGTCGCACCAGTTGCTGCAGGCGCCGGGCGACGCCGTGCAGCAGCTCGTTCTGGAACGGCTGGCCGTGCCTGTGCCCGAGTTCGGCCACCTCCGGCAGGCCGATCAGCATGTAGCACACCGCGCCGCCGCGGGATTCCACCTGGCGGATGCTGTCGGCCAGCTTCTGCTTGAGGTAGCGCTGGTTGCCCAGGCCGGTGGCGCTGTCCACCAGGTTGCGCTCCTCCAGGCTGGTGATGTTCTCGGTGAGCAGGCGGTTTTCCATCAGCAGGCGCTGCAGCGTGTTGCTCAGGCGGTCGGCGGCGAGCACGCGGGGCACCAGTTGCTCGTTCATCGACGACTTGCTGACGAAGTCGTCCACGCCACGGTCGAAGGCCTCGGCCAGGGCGTTGTCGCCCTCCTTGCCGGTGAGCAGGATGATGTAGGTGTAGTGGTCGCCGCTTTCGTCGAGCTGGCGCACCCGCGCGGTCAGCTCCAGGCCGTCCATCTCCGGCATCAGCCAGTCGGCGAGCAGCACGCTCACCGGCTCCTTTTCCAGCAGGTCGAGCGCTTCGCTGGCGCTGCTGGCGAAGCGCACGTTCTGGTAGCCGGCCTGGCTCAGCGCGCGACCGATCATGGCGCTGGAGAACTTGGCATCGTCGACCACCAGGATGCTGAGATGGTTGGTTGGCATGGAAAGGATTGTCTCGCAACGGGTGGGAAATGCCGACTCTCGGTGTCAGAGGCCGGGCGCGGTCTTGTCTGTCAGTTATAATGACCGCGCATTTTTATCGTCAAGCCAGGCGCGATGCTGACTGTGAACCGCATCGCGCCGTCCATCTGGAGAGATGTCATGCCTTCGTTCGACGTGGTGTCCGAACTGGACAAACACGAACTGACCAACGCCCTGGATAACGCTGCCAAGGAACTGGACCGCCGTTTCGACCTGAA from Pseudomonas sp. GCEP-101 includes these protein-coding regions:
- a CDS encoding response regulator; the encoded protein is MPTNHLSILVVDDAKFSSAMIGRALSQAGYQNVRFASSASEALDLLEKEPVSVLLADWLMPEMDGLELTARVRQLDESGDHYTYIILLTGKEGDNALAEAFDRGVDDFVSKSSMNEQLVPRVLAADRLSNTLQRLLMENRLLTENITSLEERNLVDSATGLGNQRYLKQKLADSIRQVESRGGAVCYMLIGLPEVAELGHRHGQPFQNELLHGVARRLQQLVRPLDVLARLDSQHFALITLLEDLQECSPSSFRRLHEGLNLKAFKTSEGFITLKAGISLVGLDAKALPLDVEQVMQQGRTLLPDAFASGRINASRLTGLR